One window from the genome of Saccharomyces mikatae IFO 1815 strain IFO1815 genome assembly, chromosome: 6 encodes:
- the PEP4 gene encoding proteinase A (similar to Saccharomyces cerevisiae PEP4 (YPL154C); ancestral locus Anc_8.677), with product MFSLKALLPLALLLVSINPAAAKVHKAKIYKHKLSDEMKEVTFDQHLAHLGQKYLTQFEKANPEVVFSREHPFFTEGGHDVPLTNYLNAQYYTDITLGTPPQNFKVILDTGSSNLWVPSNECGSLACFLHSKYDHEASSSYKANGTEFAIQYGTGSLEGYISQDTLSIGDLTIPKQDFAEATSEPGLTFAFGKFDGILGLGYDTISVDKVVPPFYNAIQQDLLDEKKFAFYLGDTSKDSENGGEATFGGIDESKFKGDITWLPVRRKAYWEVKFEGIGLGDEYAELESHGAAIDTGTSLITLPSGLAEMINAELGAKKGWTGQYTLDCNTRDSLPDLIFNFNGYNYTIGPYDYTLEVSGSCISAITPMDFPEPVGPLAIIGDAFLRKYYSIYDLGNNAVGLAKAI from the coding sequence ATGTTTAGTTTAAAAGCATTATTGCCATTAGCCTTGTTGTTGGTTAGCATTAACCCTGCTGCCGCTAAAGTTCACAAGGCTAAAATTTACAAGCACAAATTATCCGATGAAATGAAGGAAGTCACTTTTGACCAACACTTGGCTCATTTGGGCCAAAAATATTTGActcaatttgaaaaagctAATCCCGAAGTTGTTTTTTCCAGGGAGCATCCCTTTTTCACTGAAGGTGGTCACGACGTTCCATTAACAAATTACTTGAACGCTCAATATTACACTGATATTACCTTAGGTACCCCACCTCAGAACTTCAAAGTTATTCTGGATACcggttcttcaaatctttggGTTCCAAGTAACGAATGTGGTTCTTTAGCTTGCTTCCTACACTCCAAGTATGATCATGAAGCTTCGTCAAGTTATAAAGCTAATGGTACCGAATTTGCCATCCAGTATGGTACAGGATCCTTGGAAGGTTACATCTCACAAGACACTTTGTCCATTGGAGACTTGACTATTCCAAAACAAGATTTTGCTGAAGCTACCAGTGAACCAGGTCTAACATTCGCGTTTGGTAAGTTCGATGGTATTTTAGGGTTGGGTTACGATACCATTTCTGTTGACAAGGTGGTTCCCCCATTCTACAACGCTATTCAACAAGATTTGTtggatgaaaagaaatttgcCTTTTATTTGGGAGATACTTCTAAAGACAGTGAAAATGGCGGTGAAGCCACCTTTGGTGGTATTGACGAATCCAAATTTAAGGGTGATATTACTTGGTTACCAGTTCGTCGTAAGGCTTATTGGGAAGTCAAATTTGAAGGTATTGGTTTAGGCGATGAGTACGCCGAATTAGAGAGCCATGGTGCTGCCATCGATACTGGTACCTCTTTGATTACTTTACCATCAGGGTTGGCAGAAATGATCAATGCAGAACTAGGTGCCAAAAAAGGTTGGACTGGTCAATACACTCTAGATTGTAACACTAGAGATAGTCTACCAGATTTAATTTTCAACTTCAACGGTTACAATTACACTATTGGACCTTACGATTACACACTCGAAGTATCAGGCTCTTGTATCTCCGCAATCACACCAATGGATTTCCCAGAACCTGTTGGCCCCTTGGCCATTATTGGTGATGCCTTTTTGCGTAAATACTACTCCATTTACGATTTGGGTAACAATGCCGTTGGTTTAGCTAAGGCAATTTAA
- the KIP2 gene encoding Kip2p (similar to Saccharomyces cerevisiae KIP2 (YPL155C); ancestral locus Anc_8.678) produces the protein MIQKMSPSLRRPPTRSSSGSSNIPQSPSVRSTSSFSNLTRNSIRNVSSSGSQSISSSSTRSNSPLRSVSTKSDPFLHPGRIRARRSDSINNISRKNDTYTGSITVTIRPKPRSVGPSHDNMGLKTPRHFQSRTNSQQGGNTFTRDPWFITNDRTIVHEEIGEFKFDHVFASHCTNLEVYEKTSKPMIDKLLMGFNATIFAYGMTGSGKTFTMSGNEQELGLIPLSVSYLFTNIMEQSMNGDKKFDVVISYLEIYNERIYDLLESGLEESGSRLGTPSRSYMSKNNSNALGVELKIRDDSQYGVKVIGLTERRCESSEDLLRWIAVGDKSRKIGETDYNARSSRSHAIVLIRLTSTDVRDGTSRSSTLSLCDLAGSERATGQQERRKEGSFINKSLLALGTVISKLSADKTNSVGSIIPTTPTSSGNSSSSSSSSSGSIVSNSNTSSNHIPYRDSKLTRLLQPALSGDSIVTTICTVDTRNDAAAETMNTLRFASRAKNVSLHVSKKSIINNGNYDGDKDRTIELLRRQLEDQHRLISELKDRANLGERSTQSSNENNYKDNNVIVSHKDPNLALMKAENRILKYKLDNCEKLLDKDVVDLQDSEIMEIVEMLPLEVGTLLETKIQGLESQIRQYRKYTQKLEDKIMAMEKSGYNAKLSAPCDGTEVMELQKMLERKDKMIEALQCAKRLRDRALKPLTNTQQSPLSVVQNDKLTR, from the coding sequence ATGATCCAAAAAATGAGCCCAAGCCTGAGAAGGCCACCTACGAGATCTAGTTCTGGCTCAAGCAATATACCACAATCGCCCTCTGTACGATcaacttcatcattttcaaatctaaCAAGAAACTCGATACGAAATGTGTCGAGTTCGGGATCTCAATCAATTTCCTCATCGAGCACAAGAAGTAACTCACCACTTAGATCTGTTTCAACCAAATCTGATCCTTTCCTTCATCCAGGCAGGATAAGGGCCAGAAGAAGTGATAGTATCAACAACATCTCGAGGAAAAATGACACTTACACAGGATCAATCACTGTGACGATTCGACCAAAGCCACGAAGTGTAGGTCCCTCTCATGATAATATGGGGCTCAAAACACCTAGACACTTTCAATCACGAACCAATTCACAACAAGGTGGTAATACATTTACCAGAGACCCTTGGTTTATTACTAATGACAGAACAATAGTACATGAAGAAATTGGAGAGTTCAAGTTTGATCATGTGTTTGCTTCTCATTGCACCAATTTAGAAGTCTACGAGAAAACCAGTAAACCAATGATCGATAAACTATTGATGGGGTTTAATGCCACCATTTTTGCATATGGTATGACTGGTTCAGGTAAGACGTTTACAATGAGTGGGAATGAACAAGAATTAGGACTAATCCCTTTATCTGTGTCGTATTTATTTACTAATATCATGGAACAGTCAATGAACGGggataaaaaatttgacgTGGTAATATCGTACCTCGAAATTTACAATGAAAGGATTTACGATCTCTTAGAAAGTGGATTAGAGGAGTCAGGTAGCAGACTAGGCACTCCCTCGAGGTCATATATGAGTAAGAACAACAGCAATGCATTGGGTGTAGAATTGAAGATTAGAGATGACTCTCAGTATGGGGTCAAAGTTATTGGTCTCACTGAAAGGAGATGCGAAAGCAGTGAAGACTTATTAAGATGGATTGCAGTCGGTGAtaaaagcagaaaaattGGTGAAACAGATTATAATGCAAGAAGTTCCCGTTCTCATGCCATTGTACTAATTCGTCTAACGAGCACAGACGTGAGGGACGGTACATCAAGATCAAGTACATTGTCTTTGTGTGACTTAGCAGGTTCCGAAAGGGCAACGGGGCAACAGGAGAGGAGAAAGGAAGGGTCTTTCATCAACAAATCGCTACTGGCTTTGGGGACTGTAATATCCAAACTAAGTGCCGACAAGACAAACTCAGTAGGCTCAATTATTCCCACAACTCCAACAAGTAGCGGtaacagcagcagcagcagcagcagcagcagtgGGAGTATTGTTAGTAACAGTAATACTTCAAGCAATCACATACCATACCGAGATTCTAAATTGACGAGATTATTGCAACCAGCGCTCAGTGGAGATAGCATAGTGACAACAATATGTACAGTGGATACCAGAAATGATGCAGCAGCGGAAACTATGAATACGTTGAGGTTTGCATCGAGAGCCAAGAATGTCTCGCTTCATGTATCTAAAAAATCCATAATCAACAATGGCAATTACGATGGAGATAAAGACCGCACTATTGAGTTGCTGAGACGCCAATTGGAAGATCAACACCGGCTGATCTCTGAACTAAAGGACCGCGCAAATCTAGGTGAGCGTTCAACCCAATCCTCGAATGAAAACAACTACAAGGATAACAACGTCATCGTTAGTCATAAAGATCCGAACTTGGCTTTAATGAAAGCGGAAAATAGAATACTGAAATATAAACTGGACAACTGCGAAAAACTACTCGATAAGGACGTTGTCGATTTACAAGATTCTGAGATTATGGAAATTGTAGAAATGCTACCTTTAGAGGTTGGCACTCTATTAGAGACAAAAATCCAAGGTCTAGAATCGCAAATAAGGCAGTATAGGAAATACACTCAAAAACTTGAGGATAAGATTATGGCAATGGAGAAAAGTGGGTACAATGCAAAGCTGTCGGCCCCATGCGATGGTACAGAAGTGATGGAATTACAGAAGATGCTTGAGAGAAAGGATAAGATGATTGAGGCCCTGCAGTGTGCCAAACGACTACGAGACAGGGCTTTGAAACCGCTCACTAATACCCAACAGTCACCACTTTCTGTCGTCCAAAACGATAAATTAACCAGATAA
- the PRM4 gene encoding pheromone-regulated protein PRM4 (similar to Saccharomyces cerevisiae PRM4 (YPL156C); ancestral locus Anc_8.679), producing MIADSSILKKRTSTKRSTRIVSLTLVLLGIVSFLVLTWNDSLEFSENSTDLSQSRKENKEEDKKRLIYKLPNLLKTVDSLLESKENELYFLKVKEEISHIQSEVEVDIPAPSSMISSTFSSTSSPTDDIVTSSTTSTINSQSSSMISQKKYDYKNFDPKANFLDIIKTSPAVLFIKSSQSDSIFLRNLLQKEFEISPELATVDLEKHSRGYELEKYIKQNKLNIDPDIALESIHPPYLFLNGVSLINNGIEKDIIEPHSKGSLLSVLKSEARGNLLVEKKDIPSNS from the coding sequence ATGATTGCAGActcatcaattttgaaaaagcgTACATCAACTAAGAGAAGCACACGAATAGTCTCTCTAACACTCGTTTTACTCGGAATAGTGAGCTTTTTAGTGCTTACATGGAATGATTCCTTGGAATTCTCTGAAAATTCCACCGATCTTAGCCaaagcagaaaagaaaataaagaagaggaCAAAAAGAGGTTGATTTATAAATTACCGAACTTGTTGAAGACAGTGGATAGTCTTCTAGAAAGTAAGGAAAATGAACTATATTTCCTGAAagtcaaagaagaaatttcgCACATTCAAAGTGAAGTTGAAGTCGATATACCAGCGCCTTCATCTATGATTTCATCGacattttcttccacaTCTTCTCCAACGGACGATATTGTGACAAGTTCGACGACCTCAACGATAAATTCACAGTCATCTTCTATGATCTCGCAGAAAAAGTATGATTACAAGAATTTTGACCCCAAAGCGAATTTTTTagatataataaaaaccTCACCAGCGGTGCTGTTCATCAAATCGTCACAATCAGattcaattttcttgagaaatttactacaaaaagaatttgagaTTTCACCTGAATTGGCTACTGTCGATTTAGAGAAACACTCTCGCGGCTACGAACTAGAGAAGTACatcaaacaaaataaacTAAATATTGATCCTGATATTGCCTTGGAATCCATCCATCCACCTTACCTATTTTTGAATGGAGTTTCCCTAATAAATAATGGGATAGAGAAAGATATAATTGAACCTCATTCAAAGGGATCGTTACTATCCGTTTTGAAGTCTGAAGCGCGCGGTAATCTACttgtggaaaaaaaagacatcCCATCTAACTCGTGA
- the AIM44 gene encoding Aim44p (similar to Saccharomyces cerevisiae AIM44 (YPL158C); ancestral locus Anc_8.681), protein MIIRAPIRTKTKSFRGDQMDFKFPSNESLPRGTLEEYHMNNHHLLNDVFAAENGATRDEDANSQILSDYTSASNTNTNSGYSSNGYYSFANISDNTTSSPRIIANQNEVINRLTTSDSNKSDYIASHDSQGNDSLHYSSSSVVRNQLHSMEVIPEGNVAGSISTASQTIPTADNASYNISSSSASTISLKKSTSKRDIPLSMQETKSKGKSKSEKHTKATGKKSGPVPKPKKRLNRIPTIKRVESSESSNYRYSSGGSSKSISPHCCLKRSKAIRCKGGLLYYFTSLGIRIKKKLFKLRLVIRRKLFSYNDQKVNSTLKSKNSRFKPKITKNPKKGEPGSVTGNSCSTPRQKRTQRYVSNLQRSISSKSLVPVLAPQNKSDSLTINTKFGAKVPESDNPTIVTKTPKGPLVRYTPSLRRTNSSIRRAASILTSSAAMTPVNNRNSFISVSDSINHTVTRNSSAYSRSKLVRSQPSTTLNAIARQPSIVVENKVIPLSMNRYSIKEEDEYVIDTSSMRGLSPVNSVSSSDYHRESSDSHSSYADAMETVEENSEGILKTDNNVQTSDLKHEGISNEESYTLMKHYLSTIIAQRIMLRVQIARLQEPKNSAVYMNKSAETNSTIYGDLVDSLLTEYETDGCSSQTFDGTLVKIEGDGEGEEDKEKEERSLVEEADELPELSPMRKQRDLSITLRSPFAMLNSAYSSSILSLPTGTVKRSLTLPVGMKI, encoded by the coding sequence ATGATTATCAGAGCCCCAATTAGAACAAAAACCAAGTCGTTTAGAGGTGATCAAATGgatttcaaatttccaTCTAACGAAAGCCTACCAAGGGGAACATTAGAAGAATATCATATGAataatcatcatcttttgaATGATGTGTTTGCTGCAGAAAATGGGGCTACGCGCGATGAAGATGCAAATTCCCAGATACTATCTGATTATACGTCTGCGTCCAATACAAATACAAATTCTGGTTACTCATCGAATGGATACTACTCATTTGCTAATATTTCCGATAACACTACATCCTCCCCACGCATAATAGCCAACCAGAATGAAGTTATTAATAGATTAACAACCTCGGACTCAAATAAAAGTGACTATATCGCTTCACATGATTCTCAAGGTAACGATTCTCTACATTATAGCAGTTCAAGTGTAGTAAGAAATCAGCTACATTCAATGGAAGTTATTCCGGAGGGAAACGTGGCCGGCTCAATATCAACAGCTTCCCAGACCATTCCAACGGCAGATAACGCTTCCTACAAtatatcttcatcttctgcaTCAACAATATCACTTAAGAAATCGACATCTAAAAGAGATATTCCACTGTCGATGCAAGAAACTAAATCCAAAGGAAAATCGAAGTCAGAAAAACATACAAAGGCTACTGGAAAAAAGAGTGGCCCAGTACCGAAGCCTAAAAAGAGATTAAACAGGATACCTACAATAAAAAGAGTCGAGTCCTCGGAATCTTCCAATTATAGGTACAGTTCAGGTGGTAGCAGTAAATCAATTAGTCCCCATTGTTGCTTAAAAAGATCAAAGGCCATTAGATGCAAAGGCGGACTCTTGTACTATTTCACCTCATTAGGAATtagaataaagaaaaagttattCAAACTACGATTAGtaataagaagaaaactgtTCTCATATAATGATCAAAAAGTAAATTCCACTCtaaaatccaaaaattcCAGATTCAAACCAAAGATTACCAAAAATCCGAAGAAAGGAGAGCCGGGTTCAGTAACCGGTAATAGCTGCTCTACTCCACGCCAGAAAAGGACACAGAGATATGTTTCCAATTTACAAAgatcaatatcatcaaagTCTCTAGTACCTGTACTGGCTCCACAAAATAAGTCTGACTCTTTGACAATCAATACGAAATTCGGAGCAAAGGTTCCCGAATCTGATAATCCCACAATAGTAACAAAGACGCCAAAGGGCCCTCTGGTAAGGTATACGCCATCATTACGAAGAACAAATTCTTCCATCAGAAGAGCTGCTTCTATTTTAACCTCATCAGCTGCGATGACACCGGTAAATAACagaaattctttcatttctgtATCCGATAGTATCAATCATACAGTGACTCGCAACAGCAGTGCCTACTCGAGGTCGAAATTGGTAAGGTCACAACCCTCAACGACTTTAAATGCTATTGCCAGACAACCATCGATTGTGgtagaaaacaaagttATTCCGTTATCAATGAATCGATATTCTATCAAGGAGGAAGATGAATATGTGATCGACACTAGTTCTATGAGAGGATTATCCCCCGTTAACAGTGTTTCCTCATCAGATTATCATAGAGAGTCATCAGATAGCCACTCTAGTTATGCGGATGCAATGGAAACagtagaagaaaacagCGAGGGAATATTGAAAACCGACAATAATGTCCAAACTTCGGATCTAAAACATGAGGGCATCTCTAACGAAGAGAGTTATACTTTGATGAAGCACTATTTGAGCACAATTATTGCTCAAAGAATTATGCTCAGGGTGCAAATCGCTCGTCTACAGGAGCCTAAGAATAGTGCtgtttatatgaataaatctGCAGAAacaaactccactatttaTGGTGATCTTGTTGATTCACTCTTAACTGAATATGAGACAGATGGCTGCTCATCTCAAACCTTTGATGGCACTTTAGTGAAGATTGAGGGGGATGgagaaggagaagaagacaaagaaaaagaagaaagaagtttGGTAGAAGAGGCAGATGAGTTACCGG
- the TGS1 gene encoding RNA methyltransferase (similar to Saccharomyces cerevisiae TGS1 (YPL157W); ancestral locus Anc_8.680) gives MGRTFIHASRIRQTARKRKHHSKFKTLINLLENNAYKIESSKPLHNGKLYKYWKNRRHLFSKIDTSPIYMTDELWFSVTPERIACFLTNFVKACMPNAERILDVFCGGGGNTIQFAMQFPYVYGVDYSIDHIYCTAKNAQSYGVDDRIWLKRGSWKKLVSKNKLSKVKYDCVFGSPPWGGPEYLKNDVYDLEHNLMPMGITKLLKSFLKLSPNVIMFLPRNSDLSQLSRATRKILGPFAKCKVLYVKENGYMKGIFCMWGECFFNYEPVSEENNLMEVCSENEEHSREEEHESTKANRDNGIDIYKLDG, from the coding sequence ATGGGAAGAACTTTTATTCATGCTTCGAGAATAAGGCAGACAGCACGTAAAAGAAAGCATCATTCCAAGTTTAAAACTCTAATCAATTTGTTAGAAAATAATGCTTACAAGATAGAATCATCAAAGCCATTACACAATGGGAAACTTTATAAGTACTGGAAAAATAGACGTCATTTGTTTTCGAAGATAGATACGTCGCCGATATACATGACAGATGAGCTGTGGTTCAGTGTGACGCCTGAAAGAATTGCGTGCTTCCTAACAAATTTTGTGAAGGCATGCATGCCAAATGCTGAAAGGATATTAGATGTTTTCTGTGGTGGGGGCGGTAACACCATACAGTTTGCTATGCAATTCCCTTATGTCTATGGTGTGGACTACAGTATTGATCACATATATTGCACTGCAAAGAATGCGCAAAGCTATGGTGTGGATGATAGAATATGGCTGAAACGGGGCTCCTGGAAAAAGCTAGTCTCTAAAAATAAGCTTTCCAAAGTAAAGTACGATTGCGTTTTTGGGTCACCACCGTGGGGTGGTCCAGAGTACTTAAAAAATGATGTGTATGATTTAGAGCATAATTTAATGCCAATGGGGATTACTAAGTTGCTCAAAAGCTTTCTTAAACTAAGCCCTAATGTAATTATGTTTCTTCCAAGGAATTCTGACTTGAGTCAGCTTTCTCGAGCTACGAGGAAAATACTAGGCCCATTTGCCAAATGTAAAGTATTATATGTTAAGGAAAATGGATATATGAAAGGAATATTTTGCATGTGGGGGGAATGCTTTTTTAATTATGAGCCAGTaagtgaagaaaacaacCTGATGGAGGTGTGTTCTGAAAACGAAGAGCACtcaagagaagaagaacatgAATCCACGAAAGCGAATAGAGATAATGGCATAGATATCTACAAATTGGACGGTTGA